One Pyrus communis chromosome 13, drPyrComm1.1, whole genome shotgun sequence genomic window carries:
- the LOC137713618 gene encoding probable 3-deoxy-D-manno-octulosonic acid transferase, mitochondrial isoform X1: MAATKSKAVYNVYRALTHGLSPLLYLHLHWRKLRGLEHPLRWRERLGRPSLPRPEGPLIWFHAVSLGEGMAAIPVIKQCIERRPDLTILMTTTTSSAFGVIEKRLPTGVLHQFAPVDTPSAVDSFLGYWKPNAIVLLESELWPNLIMSASEKGIMLALLNARVSTKSFKRWSGPALLPLISLMLSKFSLISPLSNMQAIHFQLLHAPPFVINFSGDLKYVVGEFDISEGEIKSMEDLKVHCAHRKVWMASSIHKGEEEVILGIHKVLRQEYPDLLTIIVPRHPHHGKEIAQKLWKEGHGVGLRSQRDKLLGDTSIYVVDTLGELKHLYKLSPVAVIGGSFFPSLSGHNISEAAAAGCATLTGPYIGHFSIMVLEMQRLNPLSVLQVGGKLELEEALRKLFGDVKVLEAHCAAAKQVYHTLSSGVVQNVWNLLDIQILQRALS; encoded by the exons ATGGCGGCAACGAAGAGCAAGGCAGTCTACAATGTTTACAGAGCGCTGACCCATGGTCTATCACCATTGCTGTACCTTCACCTCCACTGGCGGAAACTCCGAGGCCTCGAGCACCCACTCCGATGGCGTGAGCGTCTGGGCCGACCTTCCCTCCCTCGCCCCGAAGGCCCACTCATCTGGTTCCACGCCGTCTCATTAG GTGAAGGAATGGCTGCGATTCCGGTGATCAAGCAATGCATTGAGCGGAGGCCTGATTTAACTATTCTGATGACCACTACGACGTCATCTGCGTT TGGAGTAATAGAGAAACGTCTTCCAACTGGCGTCTTACATCAG TTTGCGCCGGTCGATACACCTTCTGCTGTGGACTCATTCCTTGGTTACTGGAAGCCAAATGCGATTGTGCTTTTGGAGAGTGAACTATGGCCAAATTTAATTATGTCTGCTTCAGAAAAGGGT ATCATGCTGGCATTGTTAAATGCTCGAGTATCTACTAAATCCTTTAAACGTTGGTCAGGACCAGCGCTTCTTCCTCTTATTTCATTGATGCTATCAAAGTTTTCATTGATCTCCCCATTG AGCAATATGCAGGCCATCCACTTTCAGCTGCTGCATGCCCCGCCTTTTGTGATCAACTTTTCTGGTGACCTGAAGTATG TGGTTGGAGAATTTGACATTTCTGAGGGAGAGATCAAAAGCATGGAAGATTTAAAAGTACACTGTGCCCACAGGAAGGTTTGGATGGCTTCTTCCATACATAAGGGGGAAGAAGAAG TAATACTTGGCATTCACAAAGTGCTGCGACAAGAGTACCCTGACTTGTTAACTATTATTGTGCCTCGACATCCACATCATGGAAAAGAGATTGCTCAA AAATTGTGGAAAGAAGGGCATGGTGTAGGGTTGAGGTCTCAACGTGATAAACTCTTAGGAGACACAAGTATATATGTGGTGGACACATTAG GTGAATTGAAACACCTTTATAAGTTATCCCCTGTAGCTGTAATTGGAGGTTCCTTCTTTCCTAGCCTTTCTGGCCATAACATATCAGAAGCTGCTGCAGCAGGCTGTGCAACTTTGACTG GTCCTTACATAGGGCATTTTTCAATCATGGTACTGGAAATGCAACGGTTAAATCCTCTGTCAGTTCTGCAG GTTGGGGGAAAATTAGAACTTGAAGAAGCTCTTAGAAAGCTGTTTGGTGATGTCAAAGTTCTAGAAGCACATTGTGCTGCAGCAAAACAAGTGTATCATACCCTATCAAGTGGTGTGGTTCAAAACGTTTGGAATCTATTAGATATTCAGATTCTCCAACGAGCTTTGAGCTAA
- the LOC137713618 gene encoding probable 3-deoxy-D-manno-octulosonic acid transferase, mitochondrial isoform X2, whose product MAATKSKAVYNVYRALTHGLSPLLYLHLHWRKLRGLEHPLRWRERLGRPSLPRPEGPLIWFHAVSLGMAAIPVIKQCIERRPDLTILMTTTTSSAFGVIEKRLPTGVLHQFAPVDTPSAVDSFLGYWKPNAIVLLESELWPNLIMSASEKGIMLALLNARVSTKSFKRWSGPALLPLISLMLSKFSLISPLSNMQAIHFQLLHAPPFVINFSGDLKYVVGEFDISEGEIKSMEDLKVHCAHRKVWMASSIHKGEEEVILGIHKVLRQEYPDLLTIIVPRHPHHGKEIAQKLWKEGHGVGLRSQRDKLLGDTSIYVVDTLGELKHLYKLSPVAVIGGSFFPSLSGHNISEAAAAGCATLTGPYIGHFSIMVLEMQRLNPLSVLQVGGKLELEEALRKLFGDVKVLEAHCAAAKQVYHTLSSGVVQNVWNLLDIQILQRALS is encoded by the exons ATGGCGGCAACGAAGAGCAAGGCAGTCTACAATGTTTACAGAGCGCTGACCCATGGTCTATCACCATTGCTGTACCTTCACCTCCACTGGCGGAAACTCCGAGGCCTCGAGCACCCACTCCGATGGCGTGAGCGTCTGGGCCGACCTTCCCTCCCTCGCCCCGAAGGCCCACTCATCTGGTTCCACGCCGTCTCATTAG GAATGGCTGCGATTCCGGTGATCAAGCAATGCATTGAGCGGAGGCCTGATTTAACTATTCTGATGACCACTACGACGTCATCTGCGTT TGGAGTAATAGAGAAACGTCTTCCAACTGGCGTCTTACATCAG TTTGCGCCGGTCGATACACCTTCTGCTGTGGACTCATTCCTTGGTTACTGGAAGCCAAATGCGATTGTGCTTTTGGAGAGTGAACTATGGCCAAATTTAATTATGTCTGCTTCAGAAAAGGGT ATCATGCTGGCATTGTTAAATGCTCGAGTATCTACTAAATCCTTTAAACGTTGGTCAGGACCAGCGCTTCTTCCTCTTATTTCATTGATGCTATCAAAGTTTTCATTGATCTCCCCATTG AGCAATATGCAGGCCATCCACTTTCAGCTGCTGCATGCCCCGCCTTTTGTGATCAACTTTTCTGGTGACCTGAAGTATG TGGTTGGAGAATTTGACATTTCTGAGGGAGAGATCAAAAGCATGGAAGATTTAAAAGTACACTGTGCCCACAGGAAGGTTTGGATGGCTTCTTCCATACATAAGGGGGAAGAAGAAG TAATACTTGGCATTCACAAAGTGCTGCGACAAGAGTACCCTGACTTGTTAACTATTATTGTGCCTCGACATCCACATCATGGAAAAGAGATTGCTCAA AAATTGTGGAAAGAAGGGCATGGTGTAGGGTTGAGGTCTCAACGTGATAAACTCTTAGGAGACACAAGTATATATGTGGTGGACACATTAG GTGAATTGAAACACCTTTATAAGTTATCCCCTGTAGCTGTAATTGGAGGTTCCTTCTTTCCTAGCCTTTCTGGCCATAACATATCAGAAGCTGCTGCAGCAGGCTGTGCAACTTTGACTG GTCCTTACATAGGGCATTTTTCAATCATGGTACTGGAAATGCAACGGTTAAATCCTCTGTCAGTTCTGCAG GTTGGGGGAAAATTAGAACTTGAAGAAGCTCTTAGAAAGCTGTTTGGTGATGTCAAAGTTCTAGAAGCACATTGTGCTGCAGCAAAACAAGTGTATCATACCCTATCAAGTGGTGTGGTTCAAAACGTTTGGAATCTATTAGATATTCAGATTCTCCAACGAGCTTTGAGCTAA